A genomic region of Xanthomonas campestris pv. phormiicola contains the following coding sequences:
- the murC gene encoding UDP-N-acetylmuramate--L-alanine ligase — protein MIRRLHDTGDLVRAFPRVHFVGIGGTGMSGIAEVMLTLGYEVSGSDNADNAATRRLVTLGARVMRGHSAANVLGTDCVVVSSAIRDDNPELMEARSQRIPIMPRAAMLAELMRFRRGIAVAGTHGKTTTTSLAAAVLSEGGLDPTFVIGGQLLAAGANAKLGGGQWLVAEADESDGSFLRLNPLISVITNIDADHLENYGNDFARVQAAFAEFLQRLPFYGLAVLCIDDPEVAALAAKTPRHVMSYGLSENADVRAEDVVQDGPRMRFTLRLPEGSSTPVTLALPGRHNVLNALAAAAIGWQLGVAPAAIASALQSFAGIGRRFNDLGEVTTAAGARVRLVDDYGHHPRELAAVFAAARGGWPDKRLVVAFQPHRYSRTRDQFDAFAAVLSEVDALVLSEVYPAGEAPIPGADARSLARAIRARGRSEPVVVGQVAELSDVLPDVLQDGDLLLMMGAGDIGYVAQHIAQDGFVGGAKP, from the coding sequence ATGATTCGGCGTCTCCACGACACCGGCGACCTGGTCCGTGCGTTCCCGCGCGTGCATTTCGTCGGCATCGGCGGCACCGGCATGAGCGGGATCGCCGAGGTCATGCTGACCCTGGGCTACGAGGTGTCCGGGTCGGACAACGCCGACAACGCGGCGACGCGGCGCCTGGTCACGCTCGGCGCACGGGTGATGCGCGGGCATTCGGCGGCCAACGTGCTCGGCACCGACTGCGTGGTGGTGTCCAGCGCGATCCGCGACGACAACCCGGAGCTGATGGAGGCACGCAGCCAGCGCATCCCGATCATGCCGCGCGCGGCGATGCTGGCCGAGCTGATGCGCTTCCGCCGCGGCATCGCGGTGGCCGGCACGCACGGCAAGACCACCACCACCAGCCTGGCCGCGGCGGTGCTCAGCGAAGGCGGGCTGGACCCGACCTTCGTGATCGGCGGGCAGCTGCTCGCCGCCGGCGCCAACGCCAAGCTCGGCGGCGGCCAGTGGCTGGTGGCCGAGGCCGACGAGAGCGACGGCAGCTTCCTGCGCCTGAATCCGCTGATCTCGGTGATCACCAACATCGACGCCGACCACCTGGAGAACTACGGCAACGACTTCGCCCGGGTCCAGGCTGCATTCGCCGAATTCCTGCAGCGCCTGCCGTTCTACGGCCTGGCGGTGCTGTGCATCGACGATCCGGAAGTGGCCGCGCTGGCCGCCAAGACCCCGCGCCACGTGATGAGCTACGGGCTCAGCGAGAACGCCGACGTGCGCGCCGAGGACGTGGTCCAGGACGGCCCGCGCATGCGCTTCACCCTGCGCCTGCCGGAAGGCAGCAGCACCCCGGTGACGCTGGCGTTGCCGGGCCGGCACAACGTGCTCAATGCGCTCGCCGCCGCCGCCATCGGCTGGCAGCTGGGCGTGGCGCCGGCGGCGATCGCCAGCGCGCTGCAGAGCTTCGCCGGCATCGGCCGCCGCTTCAACGACCTGGGCGAAGTGACCACCGCGGCCGGTGCGCGCGTGCGCCTGGTCGACGACTACGGCCACCATCCGCGCGAACTGGCCGCGGTGTTCGCCGCCGCGCGCGGCGGCTGGCCGGACAAGCGCCTGGTGGTCGCGTTCCAGCCGCACCGCTACAGCCGCACCCGCGACCAGTTCGATGCGTTCGCCGCGGTGCTGTCTGAAGTGGACGCGCTGGTGCTCAGCGAGGTCTACCCGGCCGGCGAAGCGCCGATCCCCGGCGCCGACGCGCGCTCGCTGGCGCGCGCGATCCGCGCGCGCGGGCGTAGCGAGCCGGTGGTGGTCGGGCAGGTCGCCGAACTGAGCGACGTGCTGCCGGACGTGCTGCAGGACGGCGATCTGCTGTTGATGATGGGCGCCGGCGACATCGGCTACGTCGCCCAGCACATCGCGCAGGACGGCTTCGTCGGCGGAGCCAAGCCATGA
- a CDS encoding M23 family metallopeptidase codes for MAFKKIVINSREKGIKDLPWRLRELADRRPLAVLGTVLAVGMVLGIGVSAATGFVGSAQLRAKVERQDAELAQVRRDAQTQVNALAARLGELQAQATRLNALGERLTRMGKLQDGEFDFDQPVGVGGGDDEASQDMPAPQLGKELDGLQQQFATSGQQLSVLESLLFDHQLDQNAVPSRMPIRNSYITSGFGGRADPFGRGAGNHKGIDFHANVGDPVLAVADGVVSYSGVRGGYGNVVEVDHGNGYVTRYAHNSRLSVKVGDLVRVGQEVAKAGSTGRSTGAHVHFEVWKDGVVMNPAKFLGDGATPVGRRGRG; via the coding sequence ATGGCGTTTAAGAAGATCGTAATCAATTCGCGTGAAAAGGGGATAAAGGACCTGCCGTGGCGGCTGCGCGAGCTCGCAGACCGGCGTCCCCTGGCCGTGCTGGGCACGGTGCTGGCGGTGGGCATGGTACTCGGCATCGGCGTCAGCGCCGCGACCGGCTTCGTCGGTTCGGCGCAGCTGCGGGCCAAGGTGGAGCGGCAGGACGCGGAGCTGGCGCAGGTGCGCCGCGACGCGCAGACCCAGGTCAACGCGCTGGCCGCGCGGCTGGGCGAACTGCAGGCGCAGGCCACGCGCCTGAACGCGCTGGGCGAACGCCTGACCCGCATGGGCAAGCTGCAGGACGGCGAATTCGACTTCGACCAGCCGGTCGGCGTCGGTGGCGGCGACGACGAGGCCAGCCAGGACATGCCGGCGCCGCAGCTGGGCAAGGAACTGGACGGGCTGCAGCAGCAGTTCGCCACCTCCGGCCAGCAGCTGTCGGTGCTCGAATCGCTGCTGTTCGACCACCAGCTCGACCAGAACGCGGTGCCGTCGCGGATGCCGATCCGCAACAGCTACATCACCTCCGGCTTCGGCGGCCGCGCCGATCCGTTCGGCCGCGGCGCCGGCAACCACAAGGGCATCGACTTCCACGCCAACGTCGGCGACCCGGTGCTGGCCGTGGCCGATGGCGTGGTCAGCTACTCGGGCGTGCGCGGCGGCTACGGCAACGTGGTCGAGGTCGATCACGGCAATGGCTATGTCACCCGCTACGCGCACAATTCGCGCTTGTCGGTGAAGGTCGGCGACCTGGTGCGGGTCGGCCAGGAAGTGGCCAAGGCCGGCTCCACCGGCCGTTCCACCGGCGCGCACGTGCATTTCGAGGTGTGGAAGGACGGCGTGGTGATGAATCCGGCCAAGTTCCTCGGCGACGGCGCCACCCCGGTGGGCCGTCGCGGCCGCGGCTGA
- the lpxC gene encoding UDP-3-O-acyl-N-acetylglucosamine deacetylase, whose protein sequence is MTQQRTLKNTIRATGVGLHSGDKVYMTLRPAPADHGIVFRRVDLEPAVEVPADAELVTETTLCTGLSRGEAKIQTVEHLMSAMAGLGVDNAIVELSSAELPIMDGSSGPFVFLLQSAGIVEQGKPKRFIRIKRPVEVRDGDKIARFEPYDGYKLGFTIQFDHPMIPAKQSRQEIEFSTMAYIKEISRARTFGFMRDLEYMRERNLGLGGSMDNAIVLDEFRVLNDDGLRYADEFVRHKILDAIGDLYLAGGAILGAYEGYKSGHALNNKLVRALLAEQAAWEWVSFDSKAVPAPVTYGAVAYA, encoded by the coding sequence ATGACCCAGCAACGCACCCTCAAGAACACGATCCGCGCCACTGGCGTAGGCCTGCATAGCGGCGACAAGGTGTACATGACCCTGCGTCCTGCGCCGGCCGATCACGGCATCGTGTTCCGGCGCGTCGATCTGGAACCGGCGGTGGAAGTGCCGGCCGATGCCGAGCTGGTCACCGAGACCACGCTGTGCACCGGGCTCAGCCGCGGCGAGGCCAAGATCCAGACGGTGGAACACCTGATGTCGGCGATGGCCGGCCTCGGCGTGGACAACGCCATCGTCGAGCTGTCCTCGGCCGAATTGCCGATCATGGACGGTTCCTCCGGTCCGTTCGTGTTCCTGCTGCAGTCGGCGGGCATCGTCGAGCAGGGCAAGCCCAAGCGCTTCATCCGCATCAAGCGTCCGGTGGAAGTGCGCGACGGCGACAAGATCGCCCGCTTCGAGCCGTACGACGGCTACAAGCTGGGCTTCACCATCCAGTTCGATCACCCGATGATCCCGGCCAAGCAGTCGCGCCAGGAAATCGAGTTCTCGACCATGGCCTACATCAAGGAAATCTCCCGCGCGCGCACCTTCGGCTTCATGCGCGACCTGGAGTACATGCGCGAGCGCAACCTGGGCCTGGGCGGCTCGATGGACAACGCCATCGTGCTCGACGAATTCCGCGTGCTCAACGACGACGGCCTGCGCTATGCCGACGAGTTCGTGCGGCACAAGATCCTCGATGCGATCGGCGACCTGTACCTGGCCGGCGGCGCCATCCTCGGCGCCTACGAAGGCTACAAATCCGGCCATGCGCTGAACAACAAGCTGGTGCGCGCGCTGCTCGCCGAGCAGGCCGCGTGGGAGTGGGTGAGCTTCGATTCCAAGGCCGTGCCGGCGCCAGTGACCTACGGGGCCGTGGCCTACGCCTAA
- the ftsA gene encoding cell division protein FtsA, with protein MNRKGDKSLIVGLDIGTSKVVALVGEYSPGNPIEVIGIGSHESRGLKRGVVVDIESTVQSIQRAVEEAELMAGCEIRSVYASISGNHVQCKNSPGIVPIRDGEVTWNDLDRVLEAAKAVAIPADQRILHAIPREYVLDDSQEGIRNPVGMTGVRLEVHAHLVVCAQSAAANISKCVQRCGLQVDDLILSSLASSVAVLTADERELGVVLVDMGAGTTDLAVFVQGAICHTASLPIAGDHVTNDIAHMLRTPTPEAEQIKVRYACALAQLATAEESIQVPSVGDRPPRRMPRHSLAQAVQGRYEEIFEMVQAELRRSGFEELVRAGMVLTGGASKMEGVVELAEEMVQMPVRVGIPQHVTGLGEVVGNPVHATGVGLLLMGSQIEHPRRPSLPTGRAGSLFKKLKNWYRGEF; from the coding sequence ATGAACCGCAAAGGCGACAAATCCCTCATCGTTGGACTGGACATCGGCACCTCCAAGGTCGTCGCGCTGGTCGGCGAGTACTCGCCCGGCAATCCGATCGAGGTGATCGGCATCGGTTCGCACGAATCGCGCGGGCTCAAGCGCGGCGTGGTGGTGGACATCGAATCCACCGTGCAGTCGATCCAGCGCGCGGTCGAGGAGGCGGAGCTGATGGCCGGCTGCGAGATCCGCTCGGTGTACGCGTCGATCTCCGGCAACCATGTGCAATGCAAGAACTCGCCCGGCATCGTGCCGATCCGCGACGGCGAAGTGACCTGGAACGACCTGGACCGGGTGCTGGAAGCGGCCAAGGCGGTGGCGATTCCGGCCGACCAGCGCATCCTGCATGCGATCCCGCGCGAGTACGTGCTCGACGATTCGCAGGAAGGCATCCGCAACCCGGTCGGCATGACCGGCGTGCGCCTGGAGGTGCACGCGCACCTGGTGGTGTGCGCGCAGTCGGCCGCGGCCAACATCAGCAAGTGCGTGCAGCGCTGCGGCCTGCAGGTGGACGACCTGATCCTGTCCTCGCTGGCGTCCTCGGTGGCGGTGCTGACCGCCGACGAGCGCGAGCTGGGCGTGGTGCTGGTGGACATGGGCGCCGGCACCACCGACCTGGCGGTGTTCGTGCAGGGCGCGATCTGCCACACCGCCTCGCTGCCGATCGCCGGCGACCACGTCACCAACGACATCGCGCACATGCTGCGTACGCCCACCCCGGAAGCCGAGCAGATCAAGGTGCGCTACGCCTGCGCGCTGGCGCAGCTGGCCACCGCCGAGGAAAGCATCCAGGTGCCGAGCGTCGGCGACCGCCCGCCGCGGCGCATGCCGCGCCATTCGCTGGCGCAGGCGGTGCAGGGCCGCTACGAGGAGATCTTCGAGATGGTGCAGGCCGAACTGCGCCGCTCCGGCTTCGAGGAACTGGTGCGCGCCGGCATGGTGCTGACCGGCGGCGCCTCGAAGATGGAAGGCGTGGTCGAACTGGCCGAGGAGATGGTGCAGATGCCGGTGCGCGTGGGCATCCCGCAGCACGTCACCGGCCTGGGCGAAGTGGTCGGCAACCCGGTGCACGCCACCGGCGTGGGCCTGCTGCTGATGGGCAGCCAGATCGAACACCCGCGCCGCCCGTCGCTGCCCACCGGCCGCGCCGGCAGCCTGTTCAAGAAATTGAAGAATTGGTATCGCGGGGAGTTCTGA
- a CDS encoding D-alanine--D-alanine ligase — MSAQNFPPPRHTDPAVFGRVAVLLGGTSSEREVSLDSGRNVLEALRARGVDAVAVDGIPALAQALVDKRFDRVFNVLHGHNGGGEDGIVQGLMEAFGVPYTGSNVLGSALSMDKIRTKQVWLSLGLSTPRYARLAAGASAAEVHAAARQIGLPVIVKPANEGSSVGVSRVFDQAQLEEAVTLAARYDGALLMEQMIEGDELTVAILGDVALPSIRIVPKGQWYDYNAKYIADDTQYLCPGLDGDAEAQIAQLALDAFRAAGCRGWGRVDVMRDRASGQLYLLEANTAPGMTSHSLVPKAARQLGIGFEELVWRVLEQTL, encoded by the coding sequence ATGAGCGCGCAGAACTTTCCGCCGCCGCGCCACACCGACCCGGCCGTGTTCGGCCGCGTCGCGGTGCTGCTCGGCGGTACTTCCAGCGAACGCGAGGTGTCGCTGGATTCGGGCCGCAACGTGCTCGAGGCGCTGCGCGCGCGCGGCGTCGACGCGGTGGCGGTGGACGGCATCCCGGCATTGGCGCAGGCGCTGGTGGACAAGCGCTTCGACCGCGTGTTCAACGTGCTGCACGGCCACAACGGCGGCGGCGAAGACGGCATCGTGCAGGGCCTGATGGAGGCGTTCGGGGTGCCGTATACCGGCTCGAACGTGCTCGGCTCGGCCTTGAGCATGGACAAGATCCGCACCAAGCAGGTGTGGCTGTCGCTGGGCCTGTCCACGCCGCGCTATGCGCGCCTGGCGGCCGGCGCGAGCGCGGCGGAAGTACACGCCGCTGCGCGGCAGATCGGCTTGCCGGTCATCGTCAAGCCGGCCAACGAAGGCTCCAGCGTCGGCGTCAGCCGCGTGTTTGACCAGGCCCAGCTCGAAGAGGCGGTGACGCTGGCGGCGCGCTACGACGGCGCCTTGCTGATGGAGCAGATGATCGAAGGCGACGAACTCACCGTCGCCATCCTCGGCGATGTGGCGCTGCCGTCGATCCGCATCGTGCCCAAGGGGCAGTGGTACGACTACAACGCCAAGTACATCGCCGACGATACCCAATACCTGTGCCCGGGCCTGGACGGCGATGCCGAGGCGCAGATCGCGCAGCTCGCGCTGGACGCGTTCCGCGCCGCCGGTTGCCGCGGCTGGGGCCGCGTCGACGTGATGCGCGACCGCGCCAGCGGCCAGCTCTACCTGTTGGAAGCCAATACCGCCCCGGGCATGACCAGCCACTCGCTGGTGCCCAAGGCCGCACGCCAGCTCGGCATCGGCTTCGAAGAACTGGTGTGGCGCGTGCTGGAGCAGACGCTGTGA
- the murG gene encoding undecaprenyldiphospho-muramoylpentapeptide beta-N-acetylglucosaminyltransferase — translation MSVSVPMTGTAMTDAASRPVMILAGGTGGHIFPALAVAKVLRARGVPVVWLGAAGRMETQLVPQHGIEIDTIEIGGLRGKGALALFGAPLRVLRAIRAAGFVLRRRMPRAVVSFGGFAAGPGGIAARLLKLPLLVHEQNRAPGLTNKVLSRVARRVLTGFPGSFAAREEAVGNPVRAEIAALAPPAQRFAARDGAVRLLVLGGSQGARALNQALPRALAALGAQVEVRHQCGEKLRDEAAQAYAEAGVAASVEAFIGDMAAAYAWADLIVCRAGASTLAELCAVGIGSVLVPFAAAVDDHQTRNAEYLVERGAAVLLKQDDALATNLQGVLRDLLGNPARRLSMAEAARRLAKPDAAERIADIILEEAGSRDSGLDVTGTRDSGLGTRHQQEQEQKHMQADDSNGVARSAAAPLPPSPESRVPGPGANGVRA, via the coding sequence ATGAGTGTGTCCGTGCCGATGACCGGCACCGCCATGACCGACGCTGCGTCGCGTCCGGTGATGATCCTCGCCGGCGGCACCGGCGGGCACATCTTCCCGGCGCTGGCGGTGGCCAAGGTGCTGCGCGCGCGCGGCGTGCCGGTGGTGTGGCTGGGCGCGGCCGGGCGCATGGAAACGCAACTGGTCCCGCAGCACGGCATCGAGATCGACACCATCGAGATCGGCGGGCTGCGCGGCAAGGGCGCGCTGGCGCTGTTCGGCGCGCCGCTGCGGGTGCTGCGCGCGATCCGCGCGGCCGGCTTCGTGTTGCGCCGGCGCATGCCGCGCGCGGTGGTCAGCTTCGGCGGCTTCGCCGCCGGCCCCGGCGGCATCGCCGCACGCCTGCTGAAACTGCCGCTGCTGGTGCACGAACAGAACCGCGCGCCGGGCCTGACCAACAAGGTGCTGTCGCGCGTCGCGCGGCGCGTGCTGACCGGGTTCCCGGGCAGCTTCGCCGCACGCGAGGAAGCGGTGGGCAATCCGGTGCGCGCCGAGATCGCCGCGCTGGCGCCGCCGGCGCAGCGCTTCGCCGCGCGCGACGGCGCGGTGCGCCTGCTGGTGCTCGGCGGCAGCCAGGGCGCGCGCGCGCTGAACCAGGCGCTGCCGCGCGCCCTGGCCGCGCTCGGCGCGCAGGTCGAGGTGCGCCACCAGTGCGGCGAGAAATTGCGCGACGAAGCCGCCCAGGCCTATGCCGAGGCCGGCGTCGCCGCCAGCGTCGAAGCCTTCATCGGCGACATGGCCGCCGCCTACGCCTGGGCCGACCTGATCGTGTGCCGCGCCGGCGCCTCGACCCTGGCCGAACTGTGCGCGGTCGGCATCGGCAGCGTGCTGGTGCCGTTCGCTGCCGCCGTCGACGACCACCAGACCCGCAATGCCGAATACCTGGTCGAACGCGGCGCCGCGGTGCTGCTGAAGCAGGACGACGCCCTGGCGACCAACCTGCAGGGCGTGCTGCGCGACCTGCTCGGCAACCCCGCGCGCCGCCTGTCGATGGCCGAGGCCGCCCGCCGCCTGGCCAAGCCGGATGCGGCCGAGCGCATCGCGGACATCATTCTGGAAGAGGCCGGGAGTCGGGATTCGGGACTCGATGTAACCGGGACTCGGGACTCGGGACTCGGGACTCGTCACCAGCAAGAACAAGAGCAAAAGCATATGCAAGCAGACGATTCCAATGGGGTGGCGCGTAGCGCCGCCGCTCCGCTTCCCCCGAGTCCCGAGTCCCGAGTCCCGGGTCCCGGCGCGAACGGAGTTCGCGCATGA
- the ftsW gene encoding putative lipid II flippase FtsW — protein MNDTAHQATRLEAIGGRYDPWLLGAVVALASLGVVMVGSSSIELTVSPFYYLTRHLLFLAGGIGLAIWTMRTELKNIEQYNQLLLLACFGLLIVVFVPGLGSSVNGARRWINLGISKFQTVEAVKVLYIVWLSSYLVRFRDEVNATWPAMLKPLGVAVALVGLLLMQPDFGSSTLLLAITAGMLVLGGVNLPRMSMPIVIGLPVFAFIAILEPYRLRRITSFLDPWADQLGSGYQLSNALMAVGRGELFGVGLGGSVQKLNYLPEAHTDFIFSVIAEELGFTGVCLIIALYALLVGRAFWLGMRCVEMKRHFSGYIAFGIGLWISLQSFVSVGVNLGILPTKGLTLPLISAGGSSVLMTCVAMGLLLRVSYELDRAERQVAKVRSDAAPPVRQTVDSAEDLQAAREASASAVAAAIQAGTPARGTSRMQPRVEPTFGRLG, from the coding sequence ATGAACGACACCGCCCACCAGGCGACCCGACTCGAGGCCATCGGCGGCCGCTACGACCCGTGGCTGCTCGGCGCCGTGGTGGCGCTGGCCTCGCTGGGGGTGGTGATGGTCGGTTCCAGCTCGATCGAGCTGACCGTCAGCCCGTTCTACTACCTGACCCGGCATCTGCTGTTCCTGGCCGGCGGCATCGGCCTGGCGATCTGGACGATGCGCACCGAGCTGAAGAACATCGAGCAGTACAACCAGCTGCTGCTGCTGGCCTGCTTCGGCCTGCTGATCGTGGTGTTCGTGCCCGGCCTGGGCAGCAGCGTCAACGGCGCGCGGCGCTGGATCAATCTGGGCATCTCCAAGTTCCAGACCGTGGAAGCGGTGAAGGTGCTGTACATCGTGTGGCTGTCCAGCTACCTGGTGCGCTTCCGCGACGAGGTCAACGCGACCTGGCCGGCGATGCTCAAGCCGCTGGGCGTGGCGGTGGCGCTGGTCGGCCTGCTGCTGATGCAGCCGGACTTCGGTTCCTCCACGCTGCTGCTGGCGATCACCGCCGGCATGCTGGTGCTGGGCGGGGTCAACCTGCCGCGGATGTCGATGCCGATCGTGATCGGGCTGCCGGTGTTCGCCTTCATCGCGATCCTGGAACCCTATCGGCTGCGCCGCATCACCTCGTTCCTGGACCCGTGGGCCGACCAGCTCGGTTCCGGCTACCAGCTGTCCAATGCGCTGATGGCGGTGGGCCGCGGCGAACTGTTCGGGGTCGGCCTGGGCGGTTCGGTGCAGAAGCTCAACTACCTGCCGGAAGCGCATACCGATTTCATCTTTTCGGTGATCGCCGAGGAACTGGGCTTCACCGGCGTGTGCCTGATCATCGCGCTGTACGCGCTGCTGGTCGGGCGCGCGTTCTGGCTGGGCATGCGCTGCGTGGAAATGAAGCGCCACTTCTCCGGCTACATCGCCTTCGGCATCGGCCTGTGGATCAGCCTGCAGAGTTTCGTCTCGGTCGGCGTGAATCTGGGCATCCTGCCGACCAAGGGCCTGACCCTGCCGCTGATCTCCGCCGGCGGTTCCAGCGTACTGATGACCTGCGTGGCGATGGGCCTGCTGCTGCGCGTGTCCTACGAACTCGATCGCGCCGAACGCCAGGTGGCGAAGGTGCGCAGTGATGCCGCGCCGCCGGTCAGGCAGACCGTGGACAGCGCCGAGGACCTGCAGGCCGCACGCGAGGCCAGCGCCAGCGCGGTGGCCGCGGCGATCCAGGCCGGCACCCCGGCGCGCGGCACTAGCCGCATGCAGCCGCGGGTCGAGCCCACCTTCGGGAGGCTGGGATGA
- a CDS encoding DUF721 domain-containing protein, which translates to MSKRKSGEGHTTAPMPALDAALADKVGDPLRRALWLDALDRQLRPHLPPNLASRCRLANVNGEQLVFLVDAPVWHARVRLAEADILAAARSLGLKATRVTVKIATASAHSPMQQARSKPAPVSAATHKGLRDALASLQDVDSTTPEATTASGRRGLRT; encoded by the coding sequence ATGTCTAAGCGAAAGTCCGGCGAGGGCCATACCACCGCGCCGATGCCGGCGTTGGACGCCGCATTGGCGGACAAGGTGGGCGACCCGTTGCGGCGTGCCTTGTGGCTCGACGCGCTGGACCGACAGTTGCGCCCCCATCTGCCGCCGAACCTGGCCTCCCGGTGTCGGTTGGCCAATGTGAACGGCGAACAGCTCGTTTTTCTCGTTGACGCTCCGGTCTGGCACGCCCGGGTCAGGCTCGCCGAGGCCGATATCCTCGCTGCGGCCCGGTCCCTAGGGCTGAAGGCCACCAGGGTGACCGTCAAGATTGCCACTGCATCCGCGCATTCCCCAATGCAACAGGCAAGGAGCAAGCCAGCACCGGTTTCCGCGGCGACGCACAAGGGATTGCGCGACGCGCTGGCATCCTTGCAGGACGTCGATTCCACGACGCCTGAAGCAACGACGGCCTCCGGCCGGCGCGGTCTGCGTACGTAG
- a CDS encoding cell division protein FtsQ/DivIB: MTALLRILAWLLALALVALPVVAVLNGWVGAERWPLSRLQVSGDFKRVPAEQLRQVVLPYARRGFFAVRLQDAQDAIERLPWVESARVRKRWPDVLEVRVTEHRPFARWGSDRMLSEQGRIFALPSELRGMALPQLAGPDAKAQDVVALYNESRALFAPAGLQVDGVAMDARGSWSLQLGNGVQVVVGRDDARARLARFARVLPQLATPEQAPIARADLRYTNGFTVERGIENREPGMEKKPTAPTQPARHAALAYPPSPRMSPLFPIPHSPFSIPGSKT, encoded by the coding sequence ATGACCGCCCTGCTGCGCATCCTCGCCTGGCTGCTGGCCCTGGCATTGGTCGCGTTGCCGGTGGTGGCGGTGCTCAACGGCTGGGTCGGTGCCGAGCGCTGGCCGCTGAGCCGGCTGCAGGTCAGCGGCGATTTCAAGCGCGTGCCGGCCGAGCAGTTGCGCCAGGTGGTGCTGCCGTACGCGCGCCGCGGGTTCTTCGCGGTCCGCCTGCAGGACGCGCAGGACGCGATCGAGCGGCTGCCATGGGTGGAGAGCGCACGCGTGCGCAAGCGCTGGCCGGACGTGCTGGAAGTGCGCGTCACCGAACACCGCCCGTTCGCGCGCTGGGGCAGCGACCGCATGCTGTCCGAGCAGGGCCGCATCTTCGCGCTGCCGAGCGAATTGCGCGGCATGGCGTTGCCGCAACTGGCCGGCCCGGACGCCAAGGCGCAGGACGTGGTCGCGCTGTACAACGAATCGCGCGCGCTGTTCGCGCCGGCCGGGCTGCAGGTCGACGGCGTGGCGATGGACGCGCGCGGCAGCTGGTCGCTGCAACTGGGCAACGGCGTGCAGGTGGTGGTCGGGCGTGACGACGCCCGCGCCCGCCTGGCGCGCTTCGCCCGCGTGCTGCCACAACTGGCCACGCCGGAACAGGCGCCGATCGCGCGCGCCGACCTGCGCTACACCAATGGATTCACGGTGGAGCGGGGAATCGAGAATCGGGAACCGGGAATGGAGAAAAAGCCCACGGCTCCGACCCAACCCGCGCGCCATGCGGCATTGGCCTACCCTCCATCCCCGCGCATGAGCCCGCTCTTCCCCATTCCCCATTCCCCATTCTCCATTCCCGGCTCCAAGACATGA
- the ftsZ gene encoding cell division protein FtsZ, with translation MAHFELIEKMAPNAVIKVVGVGGGGGNAVAHMVSSSVDGVEFITANTDSQAIKNCGAKLQLQLGTNVTKGLGAGANPEVGRQAALEDRERIMDALQGADMVFITAGMGGGTGTGAAPVVAQLAKEMGILTVAVVTKPFPFEGRRRMQVALKGIEELSQHCDSLITIPNEKLITVLGRNATMIQAFRAANDVLQGAVQGIADLIVRPGLINVDFADVRTVMSEMGLAMMGTGSARGDDRAQAAAEAAIQNPLLDDVNLAGANGILVNITAGPDFTMAEFDEIGRTIEGFASEDATVVVGTVLDPDMQDEVRVTVVATGLNRAVSRQTQRPEQRAPIKLVRNATTGQPEFGDFEHGGDAVSKAVGGAMGLGLRRPSSDAMGSSAPTPAAADLPNDYLDIPAFLRRQAD, from the coding sequence ATGGCGCATTTCGAACTGATTGAAAAGATGGCACCCAACGCGGTAATCAAGGTGGTCGGCGTGGGCGGCGGCGGCGGCAACGCGGTCGCGCACATGGTCAGCAGCAGCGTGGACGGCGTGGAGTTCATCACCGCCAACACCGACTCGCAGGCGATCAAGAACTGCGGCGCCAAGCTGCAGCTGCAGCTCGGCACCAACGTCACCAAGGGCCTGGGCGCCGGCGCGAACCCGGAAGTGGGCCGCCAGGCCGCGCTGGAAGACCGCGAACGCATCATGGACGCGCTGCAGGGCGCGGACATGGTGTTCATCACCGCCGGCATGGGCGGCGGCACCGGTACCGGCGCCGCCCCCGTGGTCGCGCAGCTGGCCAAGGAGATGGGCATCCTGACCGTGGCCGTGGTCACCAAGCCGTTCCCGTTCGAAGGCCGCCGGCGCATGCAGGTCGCGCTGAAGGGCATCGAGGAACTGAGCCAGCATTGCGACTCGCTGATCACCATCCCCAATGAAAAGCTGATCACCGTGCTCGGCCGCAACGCCACCATGATCCAGGCCTTCCGCGCCGCCAACGACGTGCTGCAGGGCGCGGTGCAGGGCATCGCCGACCTGATCGTGCGTCCGGGTCTGATCAACGTCGACTTCGCCGACGTGCGCACCGTGATGTCGGAAATGGGCCTGGCGATGATGGGCACCGGCTCGGCACGCGGCGACGACCGCGCGCAGGCGGCGGCCGAAGCGGCGATCCAGAACCCGCTGCTGGACGACGTCAACCTGGCCGGCGCCAACGGCATCCTGGTCAACATCACCGCCGGTCCGGACTTCACCATGGCCGAGTTCGACGAGATCGGCCGCACCATCGAAGGCTTCGCCTCGGAAGACGCGACCGTCGTGGTCGGCACCGTGCTCGACCCGGACATGCAGGACGAAGTGCGCGTGACCGTGGTCGCCACCGGCCTGAACCGCGCCGTGTCGCGCCAGACCCAGCGTCCGGAGCAGCGCGCGCCGATCAAGCTGGTGCGCAACGCCACCACCGGCCAGCCGGAATTCGGCGACTTCGAGCATGGCGGCGACGCCGTGTCCAAGGCCGTCGGCGGCGCGATGGGCCTGGGCCTGCGGCGTCCGAGCAGCGATGCGATGGGGTCTTCGGCACCGACACCGGCGGCGGCCGATCTGCCGAACGACTACCTGGATATCCCGGCGTTTCTGCGCCGCCAGGCCGACTGA